In the Malus domestica chromosome 16, GDT2T_hap1 genome, one interval contains:
- the LOC103403337 gene encoding stemmadenine O-acetyltransferase, giving the protein MRMEIEVEVISKEIIKPSSPTPNRLHHHQLSFLDQLAPHAYMQFIYFYSSDGDGTKTVTQISNILKTSLSKVLTHYYPLAGRVKHNLVVHCSDQGVPFFEAKVKSQLLSDVIANPLLSESDLSKFLSFKTSEATEIPLGVQLSMFDCGGFAIGVCMSHRIADALSYFIFVNNWAAIAKNCSNIFVAPDFSAAAVFPPRNMEGYLGVSIITNRKAIITKRFVFDGAKVEALRSRYQESMEFSKTHKRPSRVEALSAFLWNIFLSSRPREPPETTQTLYTAVCIMDLRPRFDPPVSQYAFGNYYRAATATPTSVNGEERHRLVRQVMEEIEKIDNSYIRRFQEGYQEHLDFMRKRMERAVIGELVTLSFSSLCRFPMYEADFGWGKPAWVSQAATGISNQIVFMDTKNGDGIESYFSLMEEDMAKFELDGEFISLLKSPIGVPLIVVATQS; this is encoded by the exons ATGAGAATGGAGATTGAAGTTGAAGTAATTTCCAAAGAGATCATCAAACCATCTTCTCCAACCCCAAACCGTCTCCACCATCACCAGCTCTCGTTTCTCGATCAATTAGCTCCCCATGCATACATGCAATTTATCTACTTTTACAGCTCCGACGGCGACGGCACCAAAACCGTCACTCAAATATCAAACATCCTCAAGACTTCTTTGTCCAAAGTCTTAACCCATTACTACCCGTTAGCCGGCCGAGTCAAACACAATCTCGTTGTTCACTGCAGTGACCAAGGCGTCCCATTCTTTGAAGCCAAGGTTAAATCCCAACTCCTTTCCGATGTGATCGCCAACCCTCTTCTCTCTGAGTCTGACCTGAGCAAATTCTTGTCCTTCAAGACATCTGAAGCTACTGAAATACCCCTCGGTGTTCAACTCAGCATGTTTGATTGTGGAGGATTTGCAATTGGCGTTTGTATGTCGCACAGGATCGCTGATGCGTTGTCATATTTTATATTCGTCAACAATTGGGCAGCTATTGCTAAGAATTGTAGCAATATTTTCGTTGCTCCAGATTTTTCTGCAGCCGCAGTTTTTCCACCAAGAAATATGGAAGGGTATTTAGGGGTTTCTATAATCACCAACAGGAAAGCAATCATAACCAAGAGGTTTGTGTTTGATGGGGCAAAGGTTGAGGCTTTAAGATCGAGATACCAAGAAAGCATGGAGTTTTCAAAAACTCATAAACGCCCTTCAAGAGTTGAGGCCTTATCAGCTTTCTTGTGGAACATCTTTCTGTCATCAAGGCCTAGAGAACCACCTGAAACTACGCAAACTTTGTACACAGCTGTTTGCATTATGGATCTGCGGCCAAGATTTGATCCACCAGTGTCTCAATATGCTTTTGGGAATTATTACAGGGCTGCCACTGCAACTCCAACGTCGGTTAATGGGGAGGAGCGCCATCGCCTTGTGAGGCAGGTAATGGAGGAAATTGAGAAAATTGACAATAGTTACATTAGGAGATTTCAAGAGGGATATCAAGAACATTTGGATTTCATGAGGAAAAGAATGGAGAGGGCCGTAATAGGAGAGCTCGTGACGTTATCCTTTTCGAGTTTGTGTAGGTTTCCTATGTATGAGGCTGATTTTGGTTGGGGGAAGCCTGCATGGGTGAGCCAGGCTGCCACGGGCATCTCTAATCAGATAGTTTTCATGGACACCAAAAATGGTGATGGAATCGAGTCATATTTTAGCTTGATGGAGGAAGACATGGCCAAGTTTGAACTTGACGGAGAGTTCATCTCGTTGCTGAAGTCCCCAATTGGTG TTCCCCTAATTGTTGTAGCCACTCAATCATGA